The Gemmatimonadaceae bacterium genome has a window encoding:
- a CDS encoding ABC transporter permease, translating into MLAVYSPGMDAEVVGPFRPAAYLTAYGFLALPNAFVGTAIQFAWAALGRRAIASYLGSVLLFFVAYGGMFVVAFVVERQDLAMLLDVFGHVFMTDDLILGWTPIEKNTRLIELEGSLLRSRLLWFGIALGTLAFTHSRFRFVHHTPSPWWSRIARRDVRAPTPAGSDIARSAIAVPEVRQTFGFATRARQMLHIAWDSFCTIAKSRGGLVVLAAIAAVVVVVLPENMNNMGTPLLPRTEYVLSFLTASLTNPMTPWVVIPMLIVLYAGELVWREREAGLGEITDAAPVPEWVPFLGKFLGLGLVLVVWMALLTIAGMLVQVRMGYDKFEIGLYLKVLFGLQLPEYLLFALLALLVQGLVNQKYIGHLVALIVYAFMLFAARLGIGHNLLVYGSAPDWSYTDMRGFGASLGPWLWFMFYWAAWALLLAVVARLLWMRGMEGGIVVRLQLARGRFTRPTARLAAAAVGLVLTLGGFIFYNTNVINEYRSASDIMELRAEYERRYGRYARIPQPRLAGTSLHVEIYPRRRKVDIRGTYRLVNRSAVPIDSIHLATARGVETGAVSLDRPARRVAADDVLSHHIYELEAPLQPGDSLQLSFTVSAEPRGFRNGGVDPSVAANSTFFRSDWLPAIGYQPSRELLRPGERRAHGLSPRPLFPLLAGAEGGQDITGEAQDLTGTDRIAVEAIVGTDADQVAVAPGVLRRTWTEGGRRYFHYATEAPIGNEHRFFSARYAVHEEQWTDSSAGSVRVVPIQVYYHPAHVANLDRILRSVRASMDYYTREFGPYPYGNIRLVENPGRGIGAHADASTIDYTEGFSRFNPADDPRGLDLPFAVIAHEMAHEWGVPYAYVEGAPLLSESFAWYAAMGVVKETYGREHLQRLRRFFRQPTPIKPIRQSVPLLRAMDPYAAYRKGPFALFAMREYMGAERVNLAFRRLIEKHRSGAPPLATSLDLYRELQAVTPDSLRYLLHDLFAANTLWELKTDQATAKQTAAGTWEVTLRLRARKLTVDPAGVEADVLMNEWVQIGAFAPAARGADFGETLYLQMHRIRSGEQTITVTVPRKPSDAGIDPLHLLIELERFDNVEEVKIES; encoded by the coding sequence ATGCTCGCCGTCTACTCGCCGGGCATGGATGCCGAGGTCGTCGGTCCGTTCCGGCCGGCTGCCTACCTCACGGCCTACGGCTTCCTCGCGTTGCCGAACGCCTTCGTCGGTACGGCGATCCAGTTCGCATGGGCGGCACTGGGCCGCCGGGCCATCGCGAGCTACCTCGGCAGCGTGCTCCTCTTCTTCGTGGCCTACGGTGGGATGTTCGTCGTGGCGTTTGTCGTGGAGCGACAGGACCTGGCGATGCTGCTCGATGTCTTCGGCCACGTGTTCATGACGGACGATCTGATCCTGGGATGGACGCCGATCGAGAAGAACACGCGCCTGATCGAGCTGGAGGGCTCGCTTCTCCGGAGCCGCCTCCTGTGGTTCGGCATCGCCCTGGGGACGCTCGCGTTCACCCACTCCCGCTTTCGCTTTGTCCATCATACGCCGAGCCCCTGGTGGAGCCGCATCGCGCGTCGAGATGTGCGCGCCCCGACGCCCGCGGGCAGCGACATCGCGAGAAGCGCGATCGCCGTGCCGGAGGTCCGGCAGACGTTCGGCTTCGCCACCCGCGCGCGCCAGATGCTCCACATCGCTTGGGACTCGTTCTGCACGATCGCGAAGAGCCGGGGCGGGCTGGTCGTACTGGCCGCCATCGCTGCCGTCGTCGTCGTGGTCTTGCCCGAGAACATGAACAACATGGGCACTCCGCTGCTGCCCAGGACCGAGTATGTCTTGTCGTTTCTGACGGCTTCGCTGACCAATCCCATGACCCCCTGGGTGGTCATCCCCATGCTCATCGTCCTCTACGCAGGAGAACTGGTCTGGCGGGAACGCGAGGCCGGCCTGGGTGAGATTACCGACGCGGCGCCGGTGCCCGAATGGGTCCCATTCCTGGGCAAGTTCCTGGGGCTCGGTCTCGTCCTCGTCGTGTGGATGGCGCTCCTGACGATCGCCGGGATGCTCGTCCAGGTGCGCATGGGGTACGACAAGTTCGAGATCGGTCTGTACCTAAAGGTGCTTTTCGGGCTTCAGCTCCCCGAGTATCTCCTCTTCGCTCTGCTCGCACTGTTGGTGCAGGGGCTGGTCAATCAGAAGTACATCGGCCACCTGGTGGCACTCATTGTCTACGCGTTCATGCTCTTCGCCGCAAGGCTCGGGATCGGGCACAACCTGCTCGTCTACGGGTCGGCTCCGGACTGGTCGTATACGGATATGCGCGGCTTCGGCGCGTCCCTCGGGCCGTGGCTGTGGTTCATGTTCTACTGGGCCGCGTGGGCGCTGCTGCTCGCGGTCGTGGCGAGGCTGCTCTGGATGCGGGGGATGGAGGGAGGCATCGTTGTGCGACTCCAGCTGGCGCGCGGCCGCTTCACGCGTCCGACGGCCCGGTTGGCCGCGGCGGCCGTTGGGCTCGTGCTCACGCTGGGCGGTTTCATCTTCTACAACACGAACGTGATCAACGAGTACCGAAGCGCCTCCGACATCATGGAGCTGCGCGCCGAGTACGAACGGCGCTACGGGCGGTATGCTCGGATACCTCAACCGCGTCTGGCGGGGACCAGTCTGCACGTTGAGATCTACCCCCGTCGGCGAAAGGTCGATATTCGCGGCACGTATCGCCTCGTGAACCGCAGTGCTGTGCCGATCGACTCCATCCACCTGGCCACGGCTCGTGGTGTCGAGACTGGAGCGGTGAGCCTGGACCGGCCGGCCAGACGCGTGGCCGCGGATGACGTTCTCTCGCACCACATCTACGAGCTTGAGGCGCCGCTCCAGCCCGGCGACTCGCTACAGCTGAGCTTTACGGTGAGCGCCGAACCGCGGGGGTTCCGGAACGGCGGCGTCGACCCCTCCGTGGCGGCGAACAGCACCTTCTTCAGGAGCGATTGGCTGCCCGCCATCGGTTATCAGCCGAGTCGCGAGCTCCTTAGACCCGGCGAGCGGCGGGCGCACGGGCTCTCTCCGCGCCCCCTTTTCCCTCTTCTCGCCGGCGCGGAAGGTGGTCAGGACATCACCGGCGAAGCTCAGGATTTGACCGGAACCGACCGCATCGCCGTCGAAGCGATCGTGGGCACGGACGCGGATCAGGTCGCCGTCGCGCCGGGCGTGCTGCGCCGGACATGGACGGAAGGCGGGCGCCGCTACTTCCACTACGCGACCGAGGCTCCCATCGGGAACGAGCACCGCTTCTTCTCGGCCCGTTACGCAGTGCACGAAGAACAGTGGACGGACTCTTCGGCAGGCTCAGTGCGGGTCGTCCCGATTCAGGTCTATTATCACCCCGCGCACGTCGCGAACCTGGACCGCATACTCCGCAGCGTACGCGCCTCAATGGATTACTACACGCGCGAGTTCGGTCCGTACCCGTACGGCAACATCAGGCTCGTCGAGAATCCCGGTCGTGGAATCGGCGCGCACGCCGATGCGTCCACGATCGATTATACAGAGGGATTCTCCCGCTTCAATCCAGCGGATGATCCGCGGGGCCTCGATCTCCCGTTCGCGGTCATTGCGCACGAGATGGCGCACGAGTGGGGAGTCCCATACGCTTATGTCGAGGGAGCCCCGCTGCTATCCGAAAGCTTCGCGTGGTATGCCGCGATGGGGGTCGTGAAAGAAACCTACGGGCGCGAGCACCTGCAGCGGCTTCGGAGATTTTTCCGGCAGCCTACTCCCATCAAGCCTATACGCCAGTCGGTCCCGCTGCTTCGGGCCATGGATCCGTACGCGGCCTACCGCAAGGGTCCCTTCGCGCTGTTTGCCATGCGCGAGTACATGGGCGCCGAGCGGGTGAACCTGGCGTTCCGGCGCTTGATAGAGAAGCATCGTTCGGGAGCGCCTCCCCTGGCGACCTCCCTCGATCTCTACAGGGAACTGCAGGCGGTCACGCCGGACTCACTGCGGTACCTGCTGCACGACCTCTTCGCGGCGAACACCTTGTGGGAGCTCAAGACGGACCAGGCCACGGCGAAGCAGACCGCGGCAGGGACGTGGGAGGTGACGCTCCGCCTGAGGGCGCGCAAGCTGACAGTCGATCCCGCGGGCGTCGAGGCCGATGTGCTTATGAATGAATGGGTGCAGATCGGCGCGTTTGCCCCGGCGGCGCGGGGCGCGGACTTCGGCGAGACGCTGTACCTACAGATGCACCGCATCCGCTCTGGCGAGCAGACGATCACGGTGACGGTGCCACGTAAGCCGTCCGACGCCGGCATCGACCCCCTTCACCTGCTAATCGAGCTGGAGAGATTCGATAACGTCGAGGAGGTGAAGATCGAGAGCTGA
- a CDS encoding chromate resistance protein ChrB domain-containing protein encodes MRRRLDRIGAVAIKNSVYVLPDRIDTAEDFQWLALEIQRDGGEALVCRSEFIAGIFDEDIIARFNAERDEAYLSIRESAAADLDESDLATVSSGTDWRETVRKSFARAQRRLDEIARLDFFGAEGRSLAEAELRRFHDLLQRKSSQQPDARGDKAAENPQPDSGSEPHLPGATWVTRAGVFVDRMASAWLIRRFIDREASFKFVSVARYQGASGELRFDMVPGEYTHDGDMCTFEALVERFKLHDPGLVVIAEVVHDIDLKDDKFARSEAPGIEAVLTGIVNAVTDDDARLSAAFPIFDALYDRFRKSAG; translated from the coding sequence GTGAGACGCCGGCTGGACCGCATTGGTGCAGTCGCGATCAAGAACTCCGTCTATGTCCTGCCGGACCGCATCGACACCGCCGAGGATTTCCAATGGCTCGCCCTCGAGATTCAGCGAGACGGAGGAGAGGCTCTCGTCTGCCGATCGGAGTTCATTGCCGGCATTTTTGACGAAGACATAATTGCGCGATTCAATGCCGAGCGTGACGAAGCATACCTTTCGATCCGAGAGTCGGCCGCGGCTGATCTCGACGAGTCGGATCTCGCGACAGTCTCGTCTGGCACAGATTGGCGCGAGACCGTCCGGAAGTCCTTTGCGCGCGCGCAACGGCGGCTCGACGAAATAGCTCGACTCGATTTCTTCGGCGCCGAAGGGCGGTCCCTAGCTGAAGCGGAGCTCAGACGATTTCACGATCTGCTTCAACGGAAGTCTTCGCAACAGCCTGATGCCCGCGGCGACAAGGCCGCGGAAAATCCGCAGCCAGATTCGGGAAGCGAGCCTCATCTCCCTGGAGCGACGTGGGTCACTCGCGCAGGGGTATTTGTCGACCGCATGGCAAGTGCCTGGCTCATTCGAAGGTTCATCGACCGCGAAGCGAGCTTCAAGTTCGTCAGCGTTGCGCGGTATCAGGGAGCTTCCGGCGAGCTTCGCTTCGACATGGTGCCCGGCGAGTACACGCATGATGGCGACATGTGCACGTTCGAGGCTCTGGTCGAACGGTTCAAGCTTCACGACCCCGGCCTTGTCGTGATTGCCGAGGTGGTGCACGACATCGATCTGAAGGACGACAAGTTCGCCCGCAGCGAGGCGCCGGGAATCGAGGCGGTGCTGACGGGGATCGTCAACGCGGTGACGGACGATGATGCGCGACTGTCCGCAGCCTTCCCAATCTTCGATGCGTTGTACGATCGCTTTCGAAAATCGGCGGGATGA
- the chrA gene encoding chromate efflux transporter, with protein MKQRLAFLYFLRLGATGFGGPIALVGRMRRELVEDRRWLSDEEFGNGLALSQLAPGPLAAQLAMYIGWLWGGMRGAAATSVAFIAPSFLIVIVFAALYRRADGIPWLVAMFSGVGPAVIVIIGRSAVRLWRTTLGSDSVLWLIAAINAVATVITRAESAALVALSGAAIMLLRGGSYRMEAATARSVVAPSFALLSAAGLPAFPLLVTLFLFFATAGLVVFGSGLAIVPFLHGGVVEQHHWLTEAQFMDAVALSFISPGPVVMMVAFIGFMVAGLAGASAAALGVFLPAFALVVIFAPQFARIVRNARLRSFVAGVTAAAIGALMGAVIVLSIRTFRDWRAVPIAAAVLATFIKWPRIPEPAVLAAAAAVGLAFWLNA; from the coding sequence ATGAAGCAGAGGCTCGCGTTTCTCTACTTTCTCCGACTGGGGGCGACGGGCTTTGGTGGCCCGATCGCATTGGTGGGCAGAATGCGTCGCGAGCTCGTTGAGGACCGTCGCTGGCTAAGTGACGAAGAATTCGGCAACGGCCTTGCCCTCTCGCAGCTCGCTCCGGGTCCGCTCGCAGCTCAGCTGGCGATGTACATCGGCTGGTTATGGGGCGGGATGCGAGGTGCGGCAGCAACCAGCGTCGCGTTCATCGCTCCGTCATTTCTGATCGTCATCGTCTTCGCTGCGCTGTACCGTCGCGCAGACGGAATCCCCTGGCTCGTCGCGATGTTCTCCGGAGTAGGTCCGGCTGTCATCGTGATCATCGGCCGGTCTGCCGTTCGGCTCTGGCGCACGACACTCGGGAGCGACTCCGTTCTCTGGCTCATTGCCGCCATCAATGCAGTGGCAACGGTGATTACGAGAGCGGAATCAGCCGCGCTTGTCGCGCTCTCGGGCGCGGCGATCATGCTGCTGCGCGGCGGGTCGTATCGTATGGAGGCTGCAACAGCGCGATCCGTTGTGGCGCCGTCGTTCGCGCTCTTGTCAGCAGCTGGTCTGCCCGCGTTCCCGTTGCTGGTCACGCTGTTCCTGTTTTTCGCGACTGCGGGCCTCGTTGTCTTCGGCAGTGGATTGGCAATCGTTCCTTTTCTTCACGGCGGAGTGGTAGAGCAGCATCATTGGCTTACCGAAGCGCAGTTCATGGATGCAGTGGCCCTCTCGTTTATCAGTCCCGGGCCGGTGGTGATGATGGTTGCATTCATCGGATTCATGGTGGCCGGGCTTGCGGGCGCCTCCGCTGCCGCTCTAGGAGTTTTCCTGCCGGCATTTGCGCTCGTGGTGATTTTCGCGCCGCAGTTCGCTCGCATAGTGCGTAACGCTCGACTTCGCTCGTTCGTCGCCGGAGTCACCGCCGCAGCAATCGGCGCATTGATGGGAGCGGTCATTGTTCTTTCCATCCGGACATTTCGCGATTGGCGCGCCGTACCCATCGCGGCGGCGGTGCTTGCCACGTTCATCAAGTGGCCGCGAATTCCGGAGCCGGCCGTACTAGCTGCAGCGGCCGCCGTCGGGCTCGCCTTCTGGCTGAACGCGTGA
- a CDS encoding ornithine cyclodeaminase family protein — protein MLTKSEVQSLLDIDACIDAVEEAFLAQARGYALKSGVLGTHVDGGGFHVKTSGLSCGRRYFAAKINANFPGNRLLNGLPTIQGVIALHDASNGSLLALMDSVEITTLRTAAATAVAAKQLARNDAGTVTVIGCGVQGRSQLVALSRIRSLVSVKAYDVDNRIAREYADGMSQIIGCAVEAVDDYRIAARESDIIVTCTPAHDPVLSRSDVREGTFIAAVGADGEDKQELEPALLASSKVVVDVMEQCATIGDLHHALDAGLMRREDVHAELGDIVSGRRPARESAGEVIIFDSTGTALEDVAAASLVYERAIELGAGSQISLTS, from the coding sequence ATGCTGACCAAGAGTGAAGTTCAATCCCTGCTCGACATCGATGCGTGCATCGATGCAGTGGAGGAAGCTTTCCTGGCGCAAGCTCGAGGATACGCCCTCAAATCGGGGGTACTGGGGACGCACGTCGATGGCGGCGGATTTCACGTCAAGACGTCAGGACTCAGCTGTGGCCGCAGGTATTTCGCGGCGAAAATCAATGCGAATTTCCCGGGAAATCGTTTGCTGAACGGTCTTCCAACGATTCAGGGCGTTATCGCGCTTCATGACGCATCGAACGGAAGCCTGCTTGCGCTAATGGATTCCGTCGAGATCACGACGCTCCGTACCGCGGCTGCAACTGCCGTAGCCGCGAAACAGCTCGCACGAAACGACGCAGGCACAGTGACCGTGATCGGCTGTGGCGTACAGGGGCGAAGCCAGCTCGTTGCTCTGTCGCGGATTCGTTCTCTTGTCAGTGTGAAGGCTTACGATGTCGACAATCGCATCGCCCGCGAATATGCGGATGGGATGAGCCAGATCATTGGCTGCGCCGTCGAAGCAGTCGATGACTATCGGATTGCCGCGCGCGAGAGTGACATCATTGTCACCTGCACGCCCGCGCACGATCCAGTATTGAGCAGGTCCGATGTCAGAGAAGGGACGTTTATCGCCGCGGTTGGCGCCGACGGCGAGGACAAACAGGAGCTCGAGCCCGCGCTTCTGGCTTCGAGCAAAGTAGTTGTCGATGTAATGGAGCAATGCGCCACCATTGGAGATCTTCACCATGCACTCGACGCCGGACTGATGCGCCGTGAAGACGTGCACGCGGAGCTTGGCGACATTGTAAGTGGACGGCGGCCGGCACGTGAGAGCGCCGGCGAGGTGATCATCTTCGACAGTACGGGAACGGCGCTCGAGGATGTCGCGGCAGCTTCCCTCGTCTACGAGCGTGCCATTGAATTGGGAGCGGGTTCGCAGATCTCACTCACGAGCTGA